One part of the Solanum dulcamara chromosome 8, daSolDulc1.2, whole genome shotgun sequence genome encodes these proteins:
- the LOC129901289 gene encoding NEDD8-conjugating enzyme Ubc12-like: MINLIKVKEKQKEAAENAGSKPAIKEQTASKLRVHRDISELTLPPICTIVFPNGKDDLMNFEVTIKPDEGYYHDGEFTFTFEIPILYPHDAPKVKCKIKVYHPNIDYEGNVCLNILREDWKPVLNINAVIYGLVHLFTEPNHEDPLNHEAADELRDNPKSFEFNVRSAMWGESVHGLNYDRIL, translated from the coding sequence ATGATTAATTTaatcaaagtaaaagaaaaacaaaaggaaGCAGCTGAAAATGCTGGATCAAAACCAGCAATTAAAGAGCAAACAGCCTCAAAATTACGTGTCCATAGAGACATTAGTGAATTAACTTTGCCACCAATTTGTACAATTGTATTTCCTAATGGAAAAGATGATCttatgaattttgaagttaCAATTAAACCTGATGAAGGTTATTATCATGATGGTGAATTTACATTTACATTTGAAATTCCAATACTTTATCCACATGATGCACCAAAAGTTAAGTGCAAAATCAAAGTTTATCATCCAAATATTGATTATGAAGGAAATGTTTGTCTTAATATTCTTAGAGAAGATTGGAAGCCTGTTTTGAATATTAATGCTGTGATTTATGGTTTGGTTCATTTGTTTACTGAACCTAATCATGAAGATCCACTTAATCATGAAGCAGCTGATGAATTAAGAGATAATCCAAAGTCGTTCGAGTTCAATGTTAGGAGTGCTATGTGGGGAGAAAGCGTGCATGGTTTGAATTACGATCGTATTCTATAA
- the LOC129900840 gene encoding ubiquitin-conjugating enzyme E2-17 kDa, whose translation MASKRILKELKDLQKDPPTSCSAGPVAEDMFHWQATIMGPTDSPYAGGVFLVSIHFPPDYPFKPPKVAFRTKVFHPNINSNGSICLDILKEQWSPALTISKVLLSICSLLTDPNPDDPLVPEIAHMYKTDRAKYETTARSWTQKYAMG comes from the exons ATGGCGTCGAAGAGGATATTGAAGGAGCTCAAGGATCTGCAAAAGGATCCTCCCACATCATGCAGTGCTG GTCCAGTGGCAGAGGATATGTTCCATTGGCAAGCAACAATCATGGGGCCTACAGATAGCCCTTATGCTGGAGGTGTATTTTTGGTTTCAATTCATTTCCCTCCGGATTATCCTTTCAAACCTCCAAAG GTTGCCTTCAGAACTAAGGTTTTCCATCCCAACATCAATAGCAATGGAAGTATATGCCTGGACATTCTCAAGGAGCAGTGGAGTCCAGCATTAACCATATCGAAG GTCTTGCTGTCCATCTGCTCTCTGTTGACAGACCCAAACCCAGATGATCCGCTTGTACCAGAAATTGCTCACATGTACAAGACTGACAGGGCCAAATACGAAACCACTGCTCGTAGCTGGACTCAGAAATATGCTATGGGATAA